A stretch of the Marinobacter sp. JH2 genome encodes the following:
- a CDS encoding DUF3336 domain-containing protein: MLIKDPRINRFRKQLADAQNYEQWKAAALELDYLEGNVEWKEDFASDLYHYELIYDRLCNLKQYRQQNDFERLKRALREGLHHDLGNMGNPALYTRSRVGTKHLVEEYITQVCESLAYLCDHPVPNFSVHDKLQFFRDTLTSFGRPALLLSGGAGLGMFHFGVIKALWEKGLLPQVIAGSSVGAIIAGILGVHSDAEIPERLVPENHNLKAWKWRGLFSAIRGDGLMDQNTLKQCLRDNIGEYTFEEAYQRTGRSVNISVSPVQTHQKARLLSGYTSPYLMMWSAALASAAVPGVFPPVTLMKKDLNGNTLPYMPRLKFVDGSVVSDLPVDRLMHLYDVNFTIVSQTNPHVIPFLNAKGQNEKLSLLNLPSHLLKAEVAFHGQGVFDFLRKRVKPELLRQVSGQMYTIMAQRYSGDVTIAPNYSLRHYRHILSSPTPEYVREMILQGERATWPKISMIRSHARISKTLERCVRRLKYQSRRAAELKLVSSSDSARH, encoded by the coding sequence ATGTTGATTAAAGATCCGAGAATAAATCGATTCCGTAAGCAGCTGGCGGATGCTCAGAACTATGAGCAGTGGAAAGCGGCTGCGCTGGAGTTGGATTACCTCGAAGGCAATGTGGAGTGGAAGGAAGACTTCGCCTCGGATCTGTATCACTACGAGCTGATCTACGACAGGCTTTGCAATCTTAAGCAGTATCGTCAACAAAACGATTTCGAACGTTTGAAGCGAGCCCTGCGTGAGGGGCTTCATCACGACTTAGGCAACATGGGCAATCCGGCGCTTTACACTCGCTCTCGGGTAGGCACCAAGCACTTGGTTGAAGAGTACATCACGCAAGTTTGTGAGTCGTTAGCTTACCTGTGCGACCACCCTGTGCCGAATTTCTCGGTGCACGATAAACTTCAGTTCTTCCGGGATACCTTAACCAGCTTTGGCCGGCCGGCGCTATTGCTCAGTGGCGGCGCGGGGCTGGGCATGTTTCATTTCGGTGTAATCAAGGCTTTGTGGGAGAAGGGCCTGCTGCCACAGGTGATCGCCGGGTCGAGTGTAGGGGCCATCATTGCTGGGATTCTGGGCGTGCATTCGGATGCCGAAATACCGGAAAGGTTGGTGCCCGAAAACCACAATCTCAAAGCTTGGAAATGGCGCGGTTTATTCAGCGCGATTCGTGGCGATGGGTTGATGGATCAGAACACGCTGAAGCAGTGTCTTCGTGACAATATCGGCGAATATACCTTTGAAGAGGCCTACCAGCGCACAGGGCGAAGTGTAAATATTAGCGTGTCGCCGGTACAAACCCATCAGAAAGCTCGGTTGTTAAGTGGCTATACCTCGCCTTATCTGATGATGTGGAGTGCCGCGCTGGCAAGCGCAGCTGTGCCCGGGGTGTTTCCGCCGGTTACATTGATGAAGAAAGATCTCAATGGAAACACTTTGCCGTATATGCCGCGTTTGAAGTTCGTAGACGGTTCGGTGGTCAGTGACCTTCCTGTTGACCGGCTTATGCATCTGTACGACGTGAATTTTACCATCGTGAGTCAAACCAACCCCCATGTTATTCCGTTTCTGAACGCCAAGGGGCAGAATGAGAAGCTGTCGCTGCTGAATTTGCCCTCGCATTTGTTAAAGGCAGAAGTGGCGTTTCACGGCCAGGGTGTATTTGATTTCTTGCGCAAACGGGTTAAGCCAGAGCTTTTGCGGCAAGTATCCGGTCAAATGTATACGATTATGGCGCAGCGTTATTCCGGTGACGTGACCATAGCGCCGAATTATTCTCTTCGCCATTACCGTCATATTTTGTCTAGCCCGACTCCCGAATACGTGCGGGAAATGATTCTTCAGGGTGAAAGGGCTACTTGGCCGAAGATCTCTATGATTCGCTCTCACGCACGCATATCAAAAACGCTGGAACGCTGCGTGCGACGCCTGAAATATCAAAGCCGTCGCGCTGCAGAACTTAAGTTGGTCAGCAGCAGCGACTCGGCAAGGCACTAG
- a CDS encoding thioesterase family protein, with protein sequence MSVQGNLVSSLAMALRWGDMDAYGHANNTVYFRFFEEARIVWLAQLELGGTGEPTGPVIIKTSATFLKELTHPATVVVETYAGKAGNTSLDTYHLLKDADTGDVYAEGYAKIVWIDKTTRKSTLLPDTLRDLAAE encoded by the coding sequence ATGTCAGTTCAGGGAAATCTCGTCAGCTCCCTTGCCATGGCCCTGCGATGGGGCGACATGGATGCATACGGTCACGCCAACAACACAGTTTACTTTCGCTTCTTTGAAGAGGCTCGTATTGTCTGGCTGGCGCAGCTTGAGCTTGGCGGCACAGGCGAACCTACCGGTCCCGTTATTATAAAGACCAGCGCCACGTTTCTGAAGGAATTAACGCACCCCGCCACCGTTGTGGTGGAAACATACGCTGGCAAAGCTGGAAATACCAGTCTGGACACCTACCATTTGCTGAAAGATGCAGACACCGGGGACGTGTACGCGGAGGGATATGCAAAGATTGTCTGGATCGATAAAACCACCAGAAAATCTACCCTACTGCCAGACACTCTGAGAGATCTGGCAGCGGAGTAA
- a CDS encoding AAA family ATPase: protein MYYDFFGFREPPFSIAPDPRYLYLSDRHKEALAHLMYGVQGQGGFIVITGEVGTGKTTVCRCFLDNAPEHVDIALILNPRLSAQELLSAVCDELEIAHATDASIKVLVDAINADLLKAHAAGRHKVLIIDEAQNLSTDVLEQLRLLTNLETAEKKLLQIVLLGQPELQGILALPELRQLNQRVTARYHLDAIDKAELPAYLQYRVSVAGLRGELFTPAAIRKLYSASQGIPRLINLISDRALLGAYAEGDHQITALHIKRAAKEVSGGLKQKNGKPTRFGDHVSHLWLVVASALIAIMGTLWVLELPQYQDLAESEDGQSVSGVIERVVAATTEAEENFFEVQIPNEPARFEENEFVPKQHGLSKQDAYVELFDLWGKIYHPEVAPYPCQHAQNLGLDCLQREGTRRTLEFLDRPAILSLRVAPGQEVQVVLQALQGNKAILKTAEGPVTVPFQQIEPYWFGEFRVLWQAPDFKRGDGIYSDKQGQALWISSRMMELAARYGGNEQEADRIKRLAVPDQVRWYQELRGLTVDGIPGAMTVIQIHNDLGVDVPRLVADPAAGRS from the coding sequence ATGTACTACGATTTTTTCGGTTTTCGAGAGCCGCCATTTTCAATTGCCCCGGACCCGCGATACCTGTACCTGAGTGATCGCCACAAAGAAGCGCTTGCACACTTGATGTATGGCGTACAGGGGCAGGGCGGATTCATTGTGATCACCGGCGAAGTGGGCACCGGTAAAACCACGGTGTGCCGCTGCTTTCTTGATAACGCTCCTGAACACGTTGATATTGCCCTGATCCTCAACCCACGGCTTTCCGCACAGGAGTTGCTGTCAGCCGTTTGTGATGAGCTCGAAATTGCTCATGCTACCGACGCGAGTATCAAGGTGTTGGTCGACGCCATCAATGCCGATTTGTTGAAAGCCCACGCTGCTGGCCGACACAAAGTTCTTATTATTGATGAGGCGCAAAACTTATCTACGGATGTACTTGAACAGCTTCGCCTGTTAACCAACCTGGAAACCGCTGAAAAGAAATTGCTGCAGATTGTTCTGCTGGGACAGCCAGAATTACAGGGGATTCTGGCGCTGCCGGAGTTGCGCCAACTTAATCAAAGAGTCACCGCGCGCTACCACTTGGATGCAATTGATAAGGCAGAACTGCCTGCTTATTTGCAGTATCGGGTGAGCGTGGCCGGGCTAAGAGGCGAATTGTTCACTCCTGCTGCGATTCGTAAACTGTACAGCGCCAGCCAAGGTATTCCTCGTCTGATTAATCTGATTAGTGATCGTGCCTTGTTGGGCGCATACGCGGAAGGCGATCACCAGATTACCGCATTACATATAAAGCGAGCAGCCAAGGAAGTCAGTGGTGGCCTGAAGCAAAAAAACGGCAAACCCACCCGGTTTGGCGATCATGTCAGTCATTTGTGGTTGGTGGTTGCGTCGGCTCTGATCGCGATTATGGGCACACTTTGGGTGCTGGAACTCCCACAATATCAAGATCTCGCAGAGAGCGAAGACGGGCAATCGGTGTCGGGTGTTATAGAGCGGGTTGTGGCCGCTACTACGGAAGCTGAGGAGAACTTCTTCGAGGTGCAAATACCAAACGAGCCAGCCCGTTTCGAAGAGAACGAGTTTGTCCCGAAGCAGCATGGGCTTTCTAAACAAGATGCTTATGTTGAACTCTTCGATTTGTGGGGGAAAATTTATCACCCCGAAGTTGCGCCGTACCCGTGCCAGCACGCCCAAAACCTTGGTTTGGATTGCTTACAGCGTGAAGGGACACGCCGGACATTGGAGTTCCTTGACCGCCCTGCGATTCTGAGTTTGCGCGTAGCGCCGGGGCAGGAGGTCCAGGTTGTTTTGCAGGCACTACAGGGTAACAAAGCAATATTAAAGACCGCAGAGGGGCCGGTTACCGTACCATTCCAACAAATCGAACCGTATTGGTTTGGCGAGTTCCGTGTTCTTTGGCAAGCGCCGGACTTTAAGCGGGGCGACGGCATCTACAGCGACAAACAAGGCCAAGCCCTGTGGATTAGCTCAAGAATGATGGAGCTTGCGGCTCGATACGGGGGCAATGAGCAAGAAGCTGATCGCATCAAACGATTAGCAGTGCCTGATCAGGTGCGCTGGTATCAAGAGTTGCGTGGGTTAACAGTGGACGGCATTCCCGGTGCCATGACGGTTATCCAGATTCATAACGATCTGGGGGTTGATGTGCCGCGATTAGTAGCC
- a CDS encoding beta-ketoacyl-ACP synthase III, translating into MIKAVISGTGLYTPPATIENDELVEAFNQYVDLYNTEHADEIARGELTALQPSSSSFIEKASGIKRRHVIDREGILDPKRMTPHIPERSNNEPSVQCDMAVVACNEALEQAGKTVADVDAVIVACSNLQRAYPAISIEVQQALGIDGFAYDMNVACSSATFGLQAAANAVENGTARAVLVVSPEICSGHLNFGDRDSHFIFGDACTAMLVEREENVEPGQGFAIVGTRLVTKFSNNIRNNFGFLNRADESGVGKPDKLFIQQGRKVFKEVSPLVASTIQGHLESLELGPDNLARMWLHQANLNMNQLIARRVLGRDATVEEAPVILDEYANTSSAGSIIAFHKFKGDLKAGDLGVICSFGAGYSIGSVVVRQR; encoded by the coding sequence GTGATTAAAGCCGTCATTAGCGGAACCGGCCTGTATACGCCGCCCGCCACCATCGAAAACGACGAACTGGTAGAAGCCTTCAACCAGTATGTGGATCTTTACAACACTGAGCATGCGGATGAGATAGCCCGCGGTGAACTGACGGCGCTGCAACCCTCGTCTTCTTCATTTATTGAAAAAGCGTCTGGCATTAAACGTCGGCACGTTATCGATCGTGAAGGTATCCTCGACCCCAAACGCATGACACCGCACATTCCCGAGCGGAGCAATAACGAGCCTTCCGTACAATGTGACATGGCCGTAGTTGCATGTAATGAAGCCCTGGAGCAAGCCGGCAAGACCGTGGCAGATGTCGATGCCGTTATCGTGGCGTGCTCCAACCTGCAACGAGCCTATCCAGCGATTTCCATCGAAGTACAACAAGCGCTGGGTATTGATGGCTTCGCCTACGACATGAACGTGGCCTGCAGTTCGGCTACGTTTGGTCTTCAAGCAGCAGCAAACGCCGTTGAAAACGGAACAGCTCGTGCCGTTCTGGTTGTTAGCCCCGAAATTTGCTCCGGTCATTTGAACTTCGGCGATCGCGATAGCCACTTTATTTTCGGTGATGCTTGCACTGCGATGCTTGTTGAGCGCGAGGAAAATGTGGAGCCGGGGCAAGGTTTCGCGATCGTTGGCACCCGCTTGGTGACCAAATTCTCCAACAATATCCGGAATAACTTTGGTTTTTTGAATCGTGCGGATGAGTCCGGCGTGGGCAAACCAGACAAACTGTTTATTCAGCAGGGCCGGAAGGTGTTCAAAGAAGTGTCGCCGCTGGTTGCGTCTACGATCCAAGGTCATTTGGAGTCTTTGGAGTTGGGTCCTGACAATCTGGCCCGCATGTGGCTGCATCAGGCCAACCTTAATATGAATCAGTTGATTGCCCGTCGAGTGCTGGGCCGAGATGCCACGGTTGAAGAGGCTCCAGTGATTTTGGATGAGTACGCAAACACCAGCTCCGCCGGTTCAATCATTGCGTTCCATAAATTTAAAGGCGATCTGAAAGCCGGCGATTTGGGCGTTATTTGCTCCTTCGGCGCCGGCTATTCCATCGGCAGTGTGGTTGTGCGCCAACGCTGA
- the hrpA gene encoding ATP-dependent RNA helicase HrpA — translation MSDSIPNKASASNVTDLKRQLADCNQQEAARIVRRLGRNKGLPDQKDMVVMSDWLEQGKEKVRKRQTMHKVATFPEGLPVSDRVDDISKAIEAHQVVIVAGETGSGKTTQIPKICLNLGRGVRGLVGHTQPRRIAARSVSSRIAEELGEQVGQRVGYQVRFTDNTSEQSQIKVMTDGILLAEVQHDRFLDRYDTLIIDEAHERSLNIDFLLGYLRQLLPKRPDLKVIITSATIEVERFSEFFDKAPVIEVSGRTYPVDVRYRPLVGDEDDKDQGWTDGILSAIEEIEQHERSEKKPPGDVLVFLPGEREIRAVSKVLRHAELRHTEVLPLYSRLSNQEQNRVFQSHRGRRIVLSTNVAETSLTVPGIRYVIDTGVARISRYSVRSKIQRLPIEPISQASANQRAGRCGRVAPGICFRLYDEADFINRPEYTDPEILRTNLASVILQMATSGLGEIRQFPFLESPDRRQVNDGYKLLEELSAVDDKRRVTKLGRTMSRLPLDPRLARMLVTSADHGSLAEVLIVIAGLSVQDPRERPQEKQQAADQAHAPFNDKESDFATLLNIWNWFEEQRQELSQNQLKKLCQKNFLSWMRMREWRDIHRQLTLICRDQKLTMNRQPANYDAIHKPILAGLLGQIAVKVEKREYLATRNRKVMIFPGSKVAKAGPKWVVAAEIVETSKVFARMVAGIQPEWVEPLAGHIVKRHFFEPHWEQKRAQVMGYEKVTLYGLDVVPKRRIPYTKVDPAECRNLFIRRALVEGELRSKAPFIARNRQMLDTVENLEKKTRRRDLLVDDEALVAFYDERLPDDIVSGRHFENWWKNLSAEALRNMELTETDVLQRPVDQSAEALYPDYLEWEGAKYPLSYEFEPTSERDGVTLNVPLMALKQIPARRLEWLVPGLLREKCIALVKGLPKSVRRNFVPVPDFVDAALENMQASNEPLTVKLADQLRRMTGVRIDPDVWPEEELPRHLRMNLKVTGNKGKVMAESRSADDLQANLGDQAEMALTTAASDDTAGAKVVEHPDWQFGTLPERVQTEKGGMQVTVYPALEDLGKQVRAIRCLDPLTAETTMRRGVARLIINRFGSTLTDLERRLPRFKQSALMFAPVGQAKALLDDLLLASVMEHFLSAEVPRNSDGFNRVFDQHRGDFIPALELADERLHAAMTGYQKVAKQLKGKINLALANSMADIKFQLQHLVYPGFLVETPSEWLARFGIYFQAALIRLEKMPREMGKEREFLHGIDVLWTRYVKKQEQQKRLSVCDPELNLYRWMLEEYRVSFFSQQLGTAMTVSVKRLDKQWALTRV, via the coding sequence ATGTCTGATTCGATTCCGAACAAAGCTTCCGCATCCAATGTGACCGACCTTAAACGCCAACTTGCTGATTGCAATCAGCAAGAAGCAGCCCGTATTGTCCGGCGTTTGGGCCGAAACAAAGGCCTGCCCGATCAAAAAGATATGGTTGTGATGAGTGACTGGCTGGAGCAGGGCAAAGAAAAAGTTCGAAAGCGTCAGACGATGCACAAGGTAGCAACTTTCCCGGAAGGCTTACCCGTTAGCGACCGGGTTGACGACATCAGCAAAGCCATTGAGGCGCACCAAGTTGTCATTGTTGCCGGTGAAACCGGATCGGGAAAGACTACTCAGATTCCCAAAATTTGTTTAAACCTCGGTCGTGGCGTTCGTGGTTTGGTGGGGCATACACAACCTCGGCGCATTGCAGCGCGTAGCGTGTCGAGTCGGATCGCTGAGGAACTAGGTGAGCAGGTAGGCCAACGCGTGGGGTATCAGGTTCGATTTACCGACAACACCTCGGAGCAATCGCAAATAAAAGTGATGACCGACGGTATCTTGCTGGCGGAAGTGCAACATGATCGGTTTCTGGACCGCTACGATACGCTGATCATTGACGAAGCCCATGAACGAAGCCTGAATATTGATTTTCTGCTGGGTTACCTAAGGCAGCTTTTACCTAAACGCCCGGACCTGAAAGTAATTATCACCTCGGCAACCATTGAGGTGGAACGTTTCAGTGAGTTTTTCGACAAAGCCCCGGTTATAGAGGTGAGCGGCCGGACGTATCCCGTTGATGTTCGTTATCGGCCGTTGGTCGGTGATGAGGACGATAAGGACCAAGGCTGGACCGACGGCATTCTTTCTGCCATTGAGGAAATCGAGCAGCACGAGCGCTCGGAAAAAAAGCCCCCGGGTGATGTATTGGTATTCCTGCCGGGCGAGAGAGAAATCCGAGCCGTGAGCAAAGTGCTCCGGCACGCAGAGCTGCGTCATACCGAAGTGTTGCCGCTTTATTCCCGCTTGAGCAATCAAGAGCAGAATCGGGTGTTCCAATCGCATCGTGGGCGGCGAATTGTACTATCCACCAACGTGGCGGAAACCTCACTCACCGTGCCGGGCATTCGTTACGTTATCGATACCGGTGTCGCTCGAATCAGCCGGTACAGCGTACGCTCGAAAATTCAGAGATTGCCGATTGAGCCGATCTCCCAGGCCAGTGCAAACCAGCGAGCGGGGCGTTGTGGCCGGGTTGCGCCCGGCATTTGCTTCCGGTTGTACGACGAAGCTGATTTTATCAATCGGCCAGAATACACCGATCCGGAGATTCTGCGTACCAACCTGGCTTCCGTCATTTTGCAAATGGCCACCTCTGGCTTGGGCGAAATACGCCAATTTCCGTTTCTGGAATCGCCGGACCGCCGCCAAGTTAATGATGGCTACAAATTGCTTGAGGAGCTCAGTGCGGTTGATGACAAACGGCGGGTCACTAAGCTCGGGCGCACTATGTCTCGGCTTCCCTTGGATCCACGGTTGGCCAGAATGTTGGTCACCTCGGCAGACCATGGCAGCTTAGCAGAAGTTTTGATTGTGATTGCTGGTCTGAGTGTGCAAGACCCACGGGAAAGGCCCCAAGAAAAACAGCAGGCTGCGGATCAGGCCCATGCGCCGTTCAACGATAAAGAATCGGATTTCGCAACATTGCTGAATATCTGGAACTGGTTTGAAGAGCAGCGTCAGGAATTGTCACAGAATCAGCTCAAAAAACTGTGCCAGAAAAATTTCCTGAGCTGGATGCGCATGCGTGAGTGGCGGGATATACATCGGCAGCTCACGTTAATTTGCCGGGATCAGAAACTCACCATGAACCGGCAACCAGCAAACTACGACGCCATTCATAAGCCCATTTTGGCGGGCTTGTTGGGCCAGATCGCAGTGAAAGTGGAAAAACGTGAATATCTGGCGACCCGTAATCGCAAAGTCATGATCTTCCCAGGATCGAAAGTGGCCAAAGCCGGTCCCAAGTGGGTTGTAGCCGCCGAGATTGTTGAAACCAGCAAGGTGTTTGCTCGCATGGTGGCTGGTATTCAGCCTGAATGGGTGGAACCGTTGGCTGGGCACATTGTTAAACGCCACTTTTTTGAACCCCACTGGGAACAAAAGCGTGCGCAAGTGATGGGGTATGAGAAGGTTACTCTGTACGGGCTGGATGTGGTTCCGAAGCGCCGGATTCCTTACACGAAGGTAGACCCCGCCGAATGCCGGAATCTGTTTATCCGTCGGGCACTGGTAGAAGGAGAATTACGGTCAAAGGCGCCTTTTATCGCTCGAAACCGCCAGATGCTGGATACCGTCGAAAATCTTGAAAAGAAAACACGGCGTCGAGACTTGTTAGTGGATGACGAAGCGTTGGTGGCGTTTTACGACGAGCGCTTGCCGGACGATATCGTTAGCGGTCGGCATTTCGAAAATTGGTGGAAGAACTTGTCCGCCGAAGCACTGCGAAACATGGAGCTCACCGAAACCGATGTGCTGCAGCGGCCGGTCGATCAGTCCGCAGAAGCGCTTTATCCGGACTATCTGGAATGGGAGGGGGCCAAATACCCCTTGAGCTACGAGTTTGAGCCGACCAGTGAGCGGGATGGAGTGACCCTGAATGTGCCTTTGATGGCGCTGAAGCAAATCCCCGCTCGCCGTTTGGAATGGCTGGTGCCGGGTTTGTTACGAGAGAAATGCATTGCACTGGTGAAAGGCTTGCCTAAGTCCGTTCGTCGAAACTTCGTACCCGTGCCGGATTTTGTCGATGCCGCGCTTGAAAACATGCAAGCCAGCAATGAACCTTTAACCGTAAAGCTGGCCGATCAATTGCGGCGAATGACGGGCGTTCGAATAGACCCCGACGTCTGGCCAGAAGAAGAGTTGCCCCGGCATTTGCGGATGAACCTGAAAGTCACCGGTAATAAAGGCAAGGTGATGGCCGAAAGCCGAAGCGCGGATGACCTTCAGGCTAATCTGGGTGATCAGGCTGAAATGGCGTTGACCACCGCTGCGTCGGACGACACTGCGGGAGCCAAAGTGGTTGAGCACCCGGATTGGCAGTTTGGCACGTTGCCGGAACGTGTTCAGACTGAAAAGGGCGGCATGCAAGTGACCGTCTACCCGGCATTGGAAGATCTTGGAAAGCAGGTGAGGGCGATCCGTTGCCTTGATCCCTTGACGGCGGAAACAACCATGCGTCGGGGTGTTGCCCGATTAATCATCAACCGGTTTGGCAGCACCTTAACGGATCTCGAGCGTCGCCTGCCTAGGTTTAAGCAGTCTGCGTTAATGTTTGCGCCGGTGGGGCAAGCGAAAGCACTGCTGGATGATTTGTTGCTTGCGTCTGTGATGGAACACTTTCTGTCAGCGGAGGTGCCACGAAATTCCGATGGTTTTAATCGAGTGTTTGATCAGCATCGGGGCGATTTTATCCCAGCACTGGAATTGGCCGACGAACGCCTTCATGCAGCTATGACGGGCTACCAAAAAGTAGCAAAGCAGTTGAAAGGCAAGATTAATCTGGCCTTGGCGAACAGCATGGCGGACATTAAATTTCAGCTTCAACATCTTGTTTACCCGGGATTTCTTGTTGAAACGCCTTCAGAATGGCTAGCCCGTTTCGGAATATACTTTCAGGCAGCGCTCATCCGCCTGGAAAAGATGCCGAGAGAAATGGGCAAAGAGCGGGAATTTCTGCACGGTATCGATGTGCTGTGGACTCGCTACGTGAAGAAGCAGGAGCAGCAAAAGCGCCTGAGTGTTTGCGATCCCGAGTTGAATCTGTATCGCTGGATGCTGGAAGAGTACCGAGTGTCGTTTTTTTCCCAGCAATTAGGCACGGCAATGACCGTGTCGGTTAAGCGTTTGGATAAACAATGGGCGTTAACCCGGGTTTGA
- a CDS encoding VacJ family lipoprotein codes for MLVLFVVTATPPAVAQTVQEPAGQRATTVNPTDPYESWNRSVFSFNETVDDWVLRPVAQTYRSVTPDIVDRGVTNVFNNLTEIRNFSNSLFQLKGESAVVAFGRFTFNTVFGLGGIFDVATAFDLPERPEDFGQTLGYWGVGSGPYLMLPFLGPSTPRHFSGLASDRFILPSAWEAVEEPDVYYLRALQIVDKRADLIPAEGLISGDRYTFVRNAFLQRREFLINDGKITADPFANDDEDDLMLDDF; via the coding sequence ATGCTGGTGCTCTTTGTCGTTACGGCCACTCCCCCTGCAGTCGCTCAGACCGTGCAGGAGCCTGCAGGTCAACGCGCGACAACTGTGAATCCGACGGATCCTTACGAAAGCTGGAACCGAAGTGTATTTTCGTTCAACGAAACGGTTGATGACTGGGTTCTTCGCCCCGTCGCGCAGACCTATCGTTCGGTTACTCCGGATATTGTGGACCGGGGTGTCACTAACGTTTTCAACAACCTTACAGAAATTCGTAACTTCAGTAACAGCCTGTTCCAGCTTAAGGGCGAATCTGCGGTTGTCGCATTCGGCCGGTTTACCTTCAATACAGTATTTGGGTTGGGGGGCATTTTTGATGTGGCCACGGCTTTTGATCTGCCGGAACGTCCGGAAGATTTTGGTCAAACCCTAGGGTATTGGGGCGTCGGCTCCGGCCCGTACCTGATGTTGCCGTTTCTCGGGCCATCAACCCCGCGGCATTTCTCGGGCTTGGCATCCGACAGGTTCATCTTGCCCTCAGCTTGGGAAGCGGTGGAAGAGCCTGACGTGTACTATCTTCGAGCGCTGCAAATTGTCGATAAGCGCGCGGACTTGATCCCGGCAGAAGGTCTTATTTCTGGGGATCGGTACACGTTCGTGAGAAATGCCTTCCTGCAGCGTCGTGAATTCCTGATTAACGATGGTAAGATCACAGCTGACCCCTTCGCCAATGACGACGAAGACGACCTGATGCTCGACGATTTCTGA
- a CDS encoding AMP-binding protein produces MDFEQFYQDKYPAGIPREVDLSKYKNMVDVFEQAVKKYADKPAFSAVGVTLTYKDLDTQSRNFAAWLQNKTDLKPGDRIAVQMPNITQYPVVVFGAMRAGLIVVNTNPLYTTREMEHQFNDSGAKALVVLANMAENAEKVLPHTGIEHVIVTEVADMHSPIKRKLMNAVVKHVKKMVPPFNISGSHKLPAVLSAGAREKFSPVEIKLDDLAVLQYTGGTTGVAKGAMLTHANLVANLTQVRPMLEDQVAEGEEVVIAPLPLYHIYSFTLNCGIMLEAGAHNILIPNPRDIPGFVKELQKQKFSAFIGLNTLFVALCNNEDFQKLDFSGVKLTASGGMALTSDAAKMWERVTGCEISEGYGMTETSPVVTFNPRSAIKLGTIGLPIPSTIVKTIDDEGNETAVGEPGELCVKGPQVMRGYWQRPEDTRQSFTEDGFIQTGDIALIQEDGYIRIVDRKKDMIIVSGFNVFPNEIEDVVTSHPKVVECAAVGIEDAKSGEAVKVYVVATKEGVSANELKEFCRERLTAYKVPKHFEFREELPKSNVGKILRRELRDEEANA; encoded by the coding sequence ATGGATTTTGAGCAGTTCTATCAAGATAAATACCCTGCGGGCATTCCCCGTGAGGTAGATCTCAGTAAGTACAAAAACATGGTAGATGTTTTTGAGCAGGCCGTTAAAAAATACGCAGATAAGCCTGCGTTCAGTGCGGTCGGCGTCACTCTGACGTACAAAGATCTTGATACTCAGAGTCGCAATTTCGCGGCTTGGCTGCAAAACAAAACCGACCTGAAACCTGGCGACCGTATTGCTGTTCAGATGCCAAACATCACTCAGTATCCGGTGGTTGTTTTTGGTGCAATGCGCGCCGGCTTGATTGTGGTGAACACCAACCCGCTTTATACCACGCGGGAAATGGAACACCAGTTTAACGATTCCGGTGCTAAAGCGCTTGTGGTTCTTGCCAATATGGCTGAGAACGCTGAGAAAGTGCTTCCGCATACGGGCATTGAGCACGTTATCGTCACCGAAGTGGCTGATATGCATTCACCCATCAAGCGCAAGCTGATGAACGCGGTGGTGAAGCACGTTAAGAAGATGGTGCCTCCGTTCAATATATCGGGCTCCCATAAGCTGCCAGCGGTTCTAAGTGCGGGCGCGCGCGAGAAGTTCAGCCCTGTAGAAATCAAGCTGGACGATTTGGCGGTGCTGCAATACACCGGCGGCACAACCGGTGTGGCAAAAGGTGCCATGCTGACTCACGCCAATCTGGTTGCCAACCTGACTCAGGTTCGCCCGATGTTGGAAGATCAGGTTGCCGAAGGCGAAGAGGTGGTTATTGCTCCGCTGCCTCTGTACCACATTTATTCCTTCACGCTGAACTGCGGGATCATGCTGGAAGCCGGTGCTCACAACATCCTGATCCCGAACCCGCGTGATATTCCGGGCTTCGTAAAAGAACTCCAGAAGCAAAAATTCTCGGCTTTCATCGGCCTGAATACTTTGTTTGTCGCTCTGTGCAACAACGAAGATTTCCAGAAACTGGATTTCTCCGGTGTGAAGCTGACCGCCTCGGGTGGCATGGCTTTGACCAGCGACGCAGCGAAAATGTGGGAGCGTGTTACGGGCTGTGAAATCAGCGAAGGTTACGGTATGACGGAAACCTCGCCGGTGGTTACCTTTAACCCACGCAGCGCGATCAAACTGGGTACTATCGGTCTTCCGATCCCGTCTACCATCGTCAAGACCATTGATGATGAAGGCAACGAAACAGCGGTGGGTGAACCCGGCGAACTGTGTGTGAAAGGTCCGCAGGTTATGCGTGGCTACTGGCAGCGCCCTGAAGATACCCGTCAGTCCTTTACAGAAGATGGTTTTATTCAGACCGGCGACATCGCATTGATCCAGGAAGACGGCTACATCCGCATTGTGGATCGTAAGAAAGACATGATTATTGTGTCTGGTTTCAACGTGTTCCCGAATGAAATCGAAGACGTGGTAACCAGTCACCCGAAAGTGGTTGAGTGTGCGGCGGTTGGTATTGAAGATGCCAAGAGCGGCGAAGCGGTTAAGGTTTACGTTGTCGCGACCAAAGAAGGCGTGTCGGCGAACGAGCTGAAAGAATTCTGCCGTGAGCGTTTGACCGCTTATAAAGTGCCCAAGCACTTTGAGTTTCGGGAGGAACTGCCGAAGAGTAACGTGGGCAAGATTCTTCGTCGTGAACTGCGAGATGAAGAGGCGAACGCGTAA